AGGAAGCTTGCGCTTTTATTAATCAGCAGATAGACGGACTCGAAGAAGAAACCCACAAGCGATCGCGCGACCTAGATAATGAAAATGAACTCTACTTTGGTGTTCATCAAGACATGATCGCCGCCCGCAAACAGCAGCCCATCGAAGGCGCACAATGGACGGGTATTGTCAGTAGCATTGCCATTGAAATGCTGAATCGCGGCTTAGTTGAAGGTGTTGTCTGTGTCCAAAACACCAAAGAAGACCGCTTTCAACCCATGCCAGTTATCGCCCGTACCCCAGAGGAAATACTGGCAGCCAGAGTAAATAAACCAACATTATCGCCCAACCTTTCTGTTTTAGAACAAATAGAAAAATCAGGGATGAAACGGTTATTAGTCATTGGTGTGGGTTGCCAAATTCAAGCCCTCAGAGCCGTAGAAAAAGAACTAGGCTTAGAAAAACTCTATGTGTTGGGTACACCTTGTGTAGATAACGTTACCCGCGCCGGACTGCAAACATTCTTAGAAACCACCAGCCGCTCACCTGACACAGTGGTGCATTATGAATTTATGCAAGACTTCCGAGTTCACTTCAAACATGAGGATGGTTCTACAGAAACAGTGCCATTCTTTGGTTTAAAGACTAATAAGCTCAAAGATGTTTTTGCACCTTCCTGTATGAGTTGCTTTGATTACGTTAATTCTCTGGCTGATTTGGTTGTGGGTTATATGGGCGCACCCTTCGGCTGGCAGTGGATTGTAGTCAGAAATGATACGGGTAAAGAAATGCTGGATTTGGTGCAAGACCAGTTAGACACTCAGCCGG
This portion of the Nodularia sp. LEGE 06071 genome encodes:
- a CDS encoding Coenzyme F420 hydrogenase/dehydrogenase, beta subunit C-terminal domain, translated to MTSVSPHKKAKALKSTSRRPAKELCSECGLCDTYYIHYVKEACAFINQQIDGLEEETHKRSRDLDNENELYFGVHQDMIAARKQQPIEGAQWTGIVSSIAIEMLNRGLVEGVVCVQNTKEDRFQPMPVIARTPEEILAARVNKPTLSPNLSVLEQIEKSGMKRLLVIGVGCQIQALRAVEKELGLEKLYVLGTPCVDNVTRAGLQTFLETTSRSPDTVVHYEFMQDFRVHFKHEDGSTETVPFFGLKTNKLKDVFAPSCMSCFDYVNSLADLVVGYMGAPFGWQWIVVRNDTGKEMLDLVQDQLDTQPVMSQGNRKEAVQQSIPAYDKGVTLPMWAAKLMGVVIEKIGPKGLEYARFSIDSHFTRNYLYVKRNYPEKLAAHVPEFAKRIVGEYKLPE